In one Culex quinquefasciatus strain JHB chromosome 2, VPISU_Cqui_1.0_pri_paternal, whole genome shotgun sequence genomic region, the following are encoded:
- the LOC6033249 gene encoding uncharacterized protein LOC6033249 produces MLLTSAFLMLFITSFKISYAVLSIDFDDDFRICENGKPLPEDDFSQFHIQPEQDGSITMNGTYRFKQEYGSPTRWNMYTERLERGSWIPGIVSRDVRDICLLLQMPHEVWYPYTHIMKQKSCPYRVGHEEHINNMNIGNFAAMLKVPPSFIGEWRMYYEITSTRNVKRVVECMMIPITVSEV; encoded by the exons ATGTTGTTAACCAGTGCATTTTTGATGTTATTCATAACTTCTTTTAAAATCAGCTAT GCTGTTCTATCGATCGACTTCGACGATGATTTCCGCATTTGCGAAAATGGAAAACCTTTACCAGAGGATGATTTTTCACAGTTTCACATACAGCCAGAGCAGGATGGATCGATTACGATGAATGGGACGTACAGATTCAAGCAGGAATACGGCAGTCCGACAAGG TGGAATATGTACACCGAGCGATTGGAACGGGGCAGCTGGATCCCTGGGATAGTTTCTCGAGATGTACGGGACATTTGCCTTCTTTTGCAAATGCCACATGAGGTTTGGTACCCGTACACGCATATAATGAAGCAGAAATCGTGTCCCTATCGGGTCGGA cACGAAGAGCACATCAACAACATGAACATTGGAAATTTCGCTGCAATGCTTAAGGTCCCCCCGTCGTTTATCGGCGAGTGGCGAATGTACTACGAGATCACATCAACCCGGAACGTGAAGCGCGTTGTGGAGTGCATGATGATTCCGATCACCGTTTCGGAAGTTTGA